In a single window of the Streptomyces sp. NBC_00094 genome:
- a CDS encoding MFS transporter: MSRYRALFRTPEFTPLFLTGTAHNVAQTLAGLGLATLVFRATGSPLLSALALFGPSLAQLVGATTLLSAADRLRPRTALAGIALFFALCTAVLAVPALPTWAVFAILLAQGLVASLGGGVRYGLLNEILAREDYLIGRSVTNMAVGVCQIGGFATGGVLVAILSPRGTVLVGAGLYLVAALVARLGLGERAPRAAGRASVGETWRTNRRLWSSPARRRCYLALWVPNGLIVGCESLFVPYAPERAGLLFACAGLGMLVGDTAVGRFVPARLRGPLRYPLQALLAAPFLVFALDPGLPLALAVVTVSAVGYGASLLHQERLMALVPDELSGHALGLHTSGMLALQGVSAALAGTLAQYTSPRTGMVLLAVASLTVTLALARADRKAAEPSVDLSADPRTDLSADLSADPRTDQSAGLKTDQSADGSALPPTEAPSSGSRPSPHTARRRTA, encoded by the coding sequence ATGTCCCGCTACCGCGCGCTCTTCCGTACCCCCGAGTTCACCCCGCTCTTCCTCACCGGCACCGCCCACAACGTCGCCCAGACCCTCGCCGGCCTCGGGCTCGCCACCCTCGTGTTCCGTGCGACGGGGTCCCCGCTCCTCTCGGCCCTCGCGCTCTTCGGGCCCTCGCTCGCCCAGCTCGTCGGCGCGACCACCCTGCTCTCCGCCGCCGACCGGCTCCGGCCGCGCACCGCGCTCGCCGGGATCGCCCTCTTCTTCGCGCTGTGCACCGCGGTCCTGGCGGTCCCCGCCCTGCCGACCTGGGCGGTCTTCGCGATCCTCCTGGCCCAGGGGCTCGTCGCCTCGCTCGGCGGCGGGGTGCGCTACGGGCTGCTGAACGAGATCCTGGCCCGCGAGGACTACCTCATCGGCCGTTCGGTCACGAACATGGCCGTCGGCGTCTGCCAGATCGGCGGCTTCGCGACCGGCGGGGTCCTGGTCGCGATCCTCTCGCCGCGCGGCACGGTCCTCGTCGGCGCCGGGCTGTATCTCGTCGCGGCCCTCGTCGCCCGTCTCGGCCTCGGGGAGCGAGCGCCCCGCGCCGCCGGGCGGGCCTCGGTCGGCGAGACCTGGCGTACCAACCGGAGGCTGTGGTCCTCGCCCGCCCGCCGTCGCTGCTACCTCGCCCTGTGGGTGCCCAACGGGCTGATCGTCGGCTGCGAGTCGCTCTTCGTGCCGTACGCCCCCGAGCGCGCCGGGCTGCTCTTCGCCTGCGCCGGGCTCGGGATGCTGGTCGGGGACACGGCCGTCGGCCGCTTCGTACCGGCCCGGCTGCGCGGCCCGCTCCGCTACCCGCTCCAGGCGCTGCTCGCGGCCCCGTTCCTGGTGTTCGCCCTCGACCCGGGGCTGCCGCTCGCGCTCGCCGTGGTGACCGTGTCGGCCGTCGGGTACGGGGCGAGCCTGCTGCACCAGGAACGGCTGATGGCCCTGGTGCCGGACGAGCTGAGCGGTCACGCCCTCGGGCTGCACACCTCCGGCATGCTCGCCCTCCAGGGGGTGAGCGCGGCGCTGGCGGGCACCCTCGCCCAGTACACGTCACCGCGGACCGGGATGGTGCTGCTCGCCGTCGCCTCGCTCACCGTGACCCTGGCGCTCGCCCGGGCCGACCGGAAGGCGGCCGAGCCGAGTGTCGACCTGAGTGCCGACCCGAGGACCGACCTGAGTGCCGACCTGAGTGCCGACCCGAGGACCGACCAGAGTGCCGGCCTGAAGACCGACCAGAGCGCCGACGGGTCGGCACTTCCTCCTACTGAGGCGCCTTCGAGCGGATCACGACCGTCTCCTCACACGGCCCGTCGGCGAACAGCTTGA
- a CDS encoding 8-oxoguanine deaminase — MAAPSAAQRIVIENAAIATVDANDTEYASGYLVVADNKIESIGAGKAPEGLENVVRRIDATGHLVTPGLVNTHHHFYQWITRGLATDHNLFNWLVALYPTWSRIDESMVRVAAQGSLAMMARGGVTTAMDHHYVYPKNSGDLSGAIIGAASDMGVRFTLARGSMDMSEKDGFLPPDFAVESTEGALAATEETVRKFHDASFDAMTQVAVAPCSPFSISTQLLKQGAELARRLGVRMHTHGSETVEEEKFCHELFGMGPTDYFESTGFLGEDVWMAHCVHMNDSDIAAFARTGTGVAHCPSSNARLAAGIARVPDMLKAGVPVGLGVDGTASNESGELHTELRNALLINRLGAHREAALNARQALRLGTYGGAQVLGRADNIGSLEAGKLADFVLWKIDGLGHSSIADPVTAIVFGAAAPVTASFVNGKQIVENNRLLFADEEQIARDARAEAQRLARITAQS; from the coding sequence ATGGCAGCACCTTCGGCAGCCCAGCGCATCGTCATCGAGAACGCGGCGATCGCGACGGTCGACGCGAACGACACCGAGTACGCCTCCGGCTACCTCGTCGTCGCCGACAACAAGATCGAGTCCATCGGTGCCGGCAAGGCCCCCGAGGGCCTGGAGAACGTGGTACGCCGGATCGACGCCACCGGTCATCTGGTGACGCCCGGTCTGGTCAACACCCACCACCACTTCTACCAGTGGATCACCCGGGGCCTGGCCACCGACCACAACCTGTTCAACTGGCTGGTCGCGCTCTACCCGACGTGGTCGCGGATCGACGAGTCGATGGTCCGCGTCGCCGCCCAGGGCTCCCTGGCGATGATGGCCCGCGGCGGTGTCACCACCGCCATGGACCACCACTACGTCTACCCGAAGAACTCGGGTGACCTGTCCGGCGCCATCATCGGCGCCGCCTCCGACATGGGCGTCCGCTTCACCCTCGCCCGCGGCTCGATGGACATGAGCGAGAAGGACGGCTTCCTGCCGCCCGACTTCGCCGTCGAGAGCACCGAGGGCGCGCTCGCCGCGACCGAGGAGACGGTCAGGAAGTTCCACGACGCCTCCTTCGACGCGATGACCCAGGTCGCCGTCGCCCCCTGTTCCCCGTTCTCCATCTCCACCCAGCTCCTCAAGCAGGGTGCCGAGCTGGCCCGCCGGCTCGGGGTGCGCATGCACACCCACGGCTCGGAGACCGTGGAGGAGGAGAAGTTCTGCCACGAGCTCTTCGGCATGGGCCCGACGGACTACTTCGAGTCCACCGGCTTCCTCGGCGAGGACGTGTGGATGGCGCACTGCGTCCACATGAACGACTCCGACATCGCCGCCTTCGCCCGCACCGGTACGGGTGTGGCGCACTGCCCCTCGTCCAACGCGCGCCTCGCCGCCGGCATCGCCCGCGTACCGGACATGCTCAAGGCGGGCGTACCCGTCGGCCTCGGTGTCGACGGCACCGCGTCCAACGAGTCCGGCGAGCTCCACACCGAGCTGCGCAACGCACTCCTCATCAACCGCCTCGGCGCCCACCGCGAGGCCGCGCTCAACGCCCGCCAGGCCCTGCGCCTCGGCACCTACGGCGGTGCGCAGGTCCTCGGCCGCGCCGACAACATCGGCTCCCTCGAAGCCGGCAAGCTCGCCGACTTCGTCCTCTGGAAGATCGACGGCCTCGGCCACTCGTCGATCGCCGACCCGGTCACCGCGATCGTCTTCGGCGCCGCGGCCCCGGTCACCGCCTCCTTCGTCAACGGCAAGCAGATCGTCGAGAACAACCGACTGCTGTTCGCCGACGAGGAGCAGATCGCGCGTGACGCGCGCGCGGAGGCGCAGCGCCTGGCCCGTATCACGGCCCAGAGCTGA
- the uraH gene encoding hydroxyisourate hydrolase translates to MSTDTTASVSTHILDTSIGRPAEGVAITLAARKGLDGAWVALGGSATDADGRCKDLPALPEETTHVRLDFEVESYFSKKQAEAQQDAPRVRDSGAFFPEVAITFAVKPGEHYHVPLLLNPFGYSVYRGS, encoded by the coding sequence ATGAGCACCGACACCACGGCCTCGGTGTCCACCCACATCCTGGACACCAGCATCGGCCGCCCGGCCGAGGGCGTGGCCATCACGCTCGCGGCCCGCAAGGGCCTCGACGGCGCATGGGTCGCGCTCGGCGGCTCCGCCACCGACGCGGACGGGCGCTGCAAGGACCTGCCGGCGCTGCCGGAAGAAACCACCCACGTACGACTCGATTTCGAGGTCGAGTCGTACTTCTCCAAGAAGCAAGCCGAGGCGCAGCAGGACGCCCCCCGCGTAAGGGACAGCGGTGCGTTCTTCCCGGAGGTGGCGATCACGTTCGCCGTCAAGCCGGGCGAGCACTATCACGTACCGCTGCTGCTCAACCCGTTCGGCTACTCCGTTTACCGAGGGAGCTAG
- the pucL gene encoding factor-independent urate hydroxylase, whose translation MPTILGQNQYGKAENRVVKITRDGDTHHIKDLNVSVALSGDLDDVHLTGSNAHCLPTDTTKNTIFAFAKEHGIESAEQFGIHLARHFVTSQEPIKQARIRIEEYSWERIASSDANSKFIGAEEVNHSFARKGQETRVTQVTYDGEKWEVISGLKDLVVMNSTNSEFWGYIKDKYTTLQEAYDRILATQVSARWRFNWTDDDQRMPNWERSYEQTRKHMLEAFSETYSYSLQQTLYQMATRIINHRSEIDEVRFSLPNKHHFLVDLEPFGLKNDNEVYYAADRMYGLIEATVLRDGATAQIPVDMTNL comes from the coding sequence ATGCCCACGATTCTCGGCCAGAACCAGTACGGCAAAGCAGAGAACCGCGTCGTCAAGATCACGCGGGACGGCGACACCCACCACATCAAGGACCTGAACGTCTCCGTCGCCCTCTCCGGCGACCTCGACGACGTCCACCTCACCGGCTCCAACGCCCACTGCCTCCCCACCGACACGACGAAGAACACCATCTTCGCGTTCGCCAAGGAGCACGGCATCGAGTCCGCCGAGCAGTTCGGCATCCACCTCGCCCGTCACTTCGTGACGAGCCAGGAGCCGATCAAGCAGGCGCGCATCCGGATCGAGGAGTACTCCTGGGAGCGCATCGCCTCCTCCGACGCCAACTCCAAGTTCATCGGCGCCGAAGAAGTCAACCACTCCTTCGCCCGTAAGGGCCAGGAGACCCGCGTCACCCAGGTGACCTACGACGGCGAGAAGTGGGAGGTCATCTCCGGCCTCAAGGACCTCGTCGTCATGAACTCCACCAACTCGGAGTTCTGGGGCTACATCAAGGACAAGTACACGACGCTCCAGGAGGCGTACGACCGCATCCTGGCCACCCAGGTGTCCGCCCGGTGGCGGTTCAACTGGACCGACGACGACCAGCGGATGCCCAACTGGGAGCGGTCCTACGAGCAGACGCGGAAGCACATGCTCGAGGCCTTCTCGGAGACGTACTCGTACTCCCTCCAGCAGACGCTGTACCAGATGGCCACGCGCATCATCAACCACCGCTCGGAGATCGACGAAGTCCGCTTCTCGCTCCCGAACAAGCATCACTTCCTGGTCGACCTCGAGCCCTTCGGTCTGAAGAACGACAACGAGGTCTACTACGCCGCCGACCGCATGTACGGCCTCATCGAGGCCACCGTGCTGCGTGACGGAGCGACGGCGCAGATCCCGGTCGACATGACCAACCTCTAA
- the uraD gene encoding 2-oxo-4-hydroxy-4-carboxy-5-ureidoimidazoline decarboxylase, translated as MTSGTTPGLTRFNTSADSEALAALHEVCSSSAWGSRLLAQRPYATAEALFLASDAAMAELTAEDLADAMAGHPPIGRPKAGDPTSSREQSGMAGASAELKIEMLELNLAYQEKFGHVFLICATGRTGEQMRDAVRERIGNSPEEEREIVRTELGKINRIRLTRLVEEESSA; from the coding sequence GTGACTTCAGGTACGACACCGGGTCTCACCCGGTTCAACACCTCGGCGGACAGCGAGGCTCTCGCCGCGCTCCACGAGGTGTGCTCCAGCTCGGCGTGGGGGAGCAGACTGCTCGCCCAGCGCCCGTACGCCACCGCCGAAGCCCTCTTCCTCGCCAGCGACGCCGCCATGGCCGAGCTGACCGCCGAGGACCTGGCCGACGCGATGGCGGGCCACCCGCCGATCGGTCGTCCGAAGGCAGGGGACCCGACCTCCTCCCGCGAACAGAGCGGGATGGCCGGCGCCTCCGCGGAGCTCAAGATCGAGATGCTCGAACTCAACCTGGCCTATCAGGAGAAGTTCGGTCATGTCTTCCTCATCTGCGCCACCGGCAGGACCGGCGAGCAGATGCGTGACGCGGTCCGTGAGCGGATCGGCAACTCGCCCGAGGAGGAGCGGGAGATCGTCCGCACCGAACTGGGCAAGATCAACCGCATCCGGCTGACCCGTCTCGTAGAGGAAGAGAGCTCCGCATGA
- a CDS encoding nucleobase:cation symporter-2 family protein: MDRQLAAHPVDEKLPASRLVPAALQHIAAMYAGVVTPPLIIGQAVGLDAAGMTRLIAAGLLIAGCATILQTLGIRTFAGNRLPFVNAASSAGIAPMLAIAETSAPGHQLPAIYGAVMVAGVFCLAVGPFFGKLLRFFPPLVTGVVITLIGVTLMPVPVGWAQGGDKTAADFGAMKYLALAGFTLVVILLFQRFGKGFVKQIALLLGLFIGTLAAIPFGMADFGALREAPVAALPTPFAFGAPEFQPAAILSLCIVMLVLMTESSAGMLALGEICDRRSDGRTITRGLRTDGIATLLGPVFGGFPTSAFAQNVGVVSLTRVRSRYVVAVAGGALIVLGAFPVLGAVVSTVPMPVLGGAGIVLFGSIAVSGIRTLSEAGLDDSSNIILVAVALGAGIIPLAAPTFYAGFPAWAQTVLGSGISAGALVAVLLNLFFHHLGTRSRHAAPALKSS; encoded by the coding sequence ATGGACCGGCAGTTGGCCGCCCACCCGGTGGACGAAAAGCTTCCTGCCTCGCGGCTCGTCCCCGCGGCGCTCCAGCACATCGCCGCCATGTACGCCGGTGTCGTCACCCCGCCGCTCATCATCGGACAGGCCGTCGGCCTGGACGCCGCCGGAATGACCCGGCTCATCGCCGCCGGCCTGCTCATCGCCGGCTGTGCCACGATCCTGCAGACCCTCGGCATCCGGACCTTCGCCGGCAACCGGCTCCCGTTCGTCAACGCCGCCTCCTCGGCAGGCATCGCCCCGATGCTCGCCATCGCCGAGACCAGCGCCCCCGGGCACCAACTCCCCGCCATCTACGGTGCGGTGATGGTCGCCGGAGTGTTCTGCCTCGCCGTGGGACCGTTCTTCGGGAAGCTCCTGCGCTTCTTCCCGCCGCTCGTCACCGGCGTCGTCATCACCCTCATCGGGGTGACCCTGATGCCCGTGCCCGTCGGCTGGGCCCAGGGCGGCGACAAGACCGCCGCCGACTTCGGAGCCATGAAGTACCTGGCGCTCGCCGGCTTCACCCTCGTCGTCATCCTGCTCTTCCAGCGCTTCGGCAAGGGCTTCGTCAAGCAGATCGCCCTGCTCCTCGGCCTCTTCATCGGCACCCTCGCCGCGATCCCCTTCGGGATGGCCGACTTCGGTGCCCTCCGTGAGGCGCCCGTCGCGGCCCTGCCCACCCCCTTCGCCTTCGGCGCCCCCGAGTTCCAGCCCGCCGCGATCCTCTCCCTGTGCATCGTGATGCTGGTCCTGATGACCGAGTCCAGCGCCGGAATGCTCGCTCTCGGCGAGATCTGCGACCGGCGCAGCGACGGGAGGACCATCACCCGGGGCCTGCGCACCGACGGCATCGCGACCCTGCTCGGCCCCGTCTTCGGCGGCTTCCCGACCTCGGCCTTCGCCCAGAACGTCGGCGTCGTCTCCCTGACCCGGGTCCGCTCCCGGTACGTCGTCGCCGTCGCCGGCGGCGCCCTGATCGTCCTCGGCGCCTTCCCGGTCCTCGGCGCGGTCGTCTCCACGGTCCCGATGCCCGTCCTCGGCGGCGCCGGCATCGTCCTCTTCGGCTCGATCGCGGTCAGCGGCATCCGGACCCTGTCGGAAGCCGGACTCGACGACAGCTCCAACATCATCCTGGTGGCGGTCGCGCTCGGAGCGGGCATCATCCCGCTCGCCGCTCCCACCTTCTACGCCGGCTTCCCGGCCTGGGCGCAGACCGTGCTCGGCTCCGGCATCAGTGCGGGCGCGCTCGTCGCCGTCCTGCTCAATCTGTTCTTCCACCATCTCGGCACCCGGAGCCGTCACGCGGCTCCGGCACTCAAATCCTCCTAG
- a CDS encoding TIM barrel protein, with the protein MGYTDQRFDVNLSILFTELPLLERPAAAAAAGFTAVELWWPWIDTATPEQSELDALRKALEDAGTQLVGLNFYAGQLPGPDRGALSVPGDESDRFRANIEVAADFAASVGCKALNALYGNRVEGVDPQIQDTLALENLVLAARAADRIGAILLVETLNKPESPLYPLVSAPSAIEVIDKVNAATGLGNAKFLLDIYHLSMNGEDVSQVIAEYAAKTGHVQIADNPGRGAPGTGDLPLEQLLDELKKAGYDGWVGLEYKAADAAASFAWLPAEARAAR; encoded by the coding sequence ATGGGATACACGGACCAGCGCTTCGATGTGAACCTGTCGATCCTCTTCACGGAACTCCCGCTCCTGGAGCGCCCCGCGGCCGCCGCCGCGGCGGGCTTCACCGCGGTCGAGCTGTGGTGGCCCTGGATCGACACCGCCACCCCCGAGCAGAGCGAGCTCGACGCCCTCAGGAAAGCCCTTGAGGACGCCGGCACCCAGCTGGTGGGTCTGAACTTCTACGCCGGGCAGCTCCCCGGCCCGGACCGCGGAGCCCTCTCCGTACCCGGGGACGAGTCGGACCGCTTCCGCGCCAACATCGAGGTGGCCGCCGACTTCGCCGCCTCGGTCGGCTGCAAGGCGCTCAACGCGCTCTACGGCAACCGCGTCGAGGGCGTCGACCCGCAGATCCAGGACACCCTCGCCCTGGAGAACCTGGTCCTGGCGGCCCGCGCGGCCGACCGGATCGGTGCGATCCTCCTCGTCGAGACCCTCAACAAGCCGGAGTCGCCGCTCTACCCGCTGGTGAGCGCCCCCTCCGCGATCGAGGTCATCGACAAGGTGAACGCGGCCACCGGCCTCGGCAACGCCAAGTTCCTCCTCGACATCTACCACCTGTCGATGAACGGCGAGGACGTCAGCCAGGTCATCGCGGAGTACGCGGCCAAGACCGGCCACGTACAGATCGCGGACAACCCGGGCCGTGGCGCGCCGGGCACCGGCGACCTGCCGCTGGAGCAGCTCCTCGACGAGCTGAAGAAGGCCGGCTACGACGGCTGGGTCGGCCTGGAGTACAAGGCCGCCGACGCCGCCGCGTCCTTCGCGTGGCTCCCGGCCGAGGCCCGCGCGGCCCGCTGA
- a CDS encoding 2-hydroxy-3-oxopropionate reductase yields the protein MSNLPKIAWIGLGIMGSPMSENLLKAGYSVTGFTLEQDKLDRLTKAGGTSAASIAEAVKDADVIVTMVPASPQVEAISYGPEGILENAKEGALIVDMSSITPQTSVDLAKNAAAKGIRVIDAPVSGGEAGAIEAVLSIMVGGEQADFDEALPILEALGKTIVLCGPHGSGQTVKAANQLIVAVNIQACAEAVVFLEKSGVNLQAALDVLNGGLAGSTVLTRKKDNFLNRDFKPGFRIDLHHKDMGIVTDAARNVGAALPVGAVVAQLVASLRAQGDGGLDHSALLRAVERLSGQQV from the coding sequence ATGAGCAATCTCCCCAAGATCGCCTGGATCGGTCTCGGCATCATGGGCTCGCCCATGTCCGAGAACCTGCTGAAGGCCGGCTACTCGGTCACCGGCTTCACGCTGGAGCAGGACAAGCTCGACCGGCTCACCAAGGCCGGCGGCACCTCCGCCGCGTCGATCGCCGAGGCCGTCAAGGACGCCGACGTCATCGTCACGATGGTGCCCGCCTCCCCGCAGGTCGAGGCCATCTCCTACGGCCCCGAGGGCATCCTGGAGAACGCCAAGGAGGGCGCGCTGATCGTCGACATGTCGTCGATCACCCCGCAGACCTCGGTCGACCTCGCGAAGAACGCCGCCGCGAAGGGCATCCGCGTCATCGACGCCCCGGTGTCCGGCGGCGAGGCCGGCGCGATCGAGGCCGTGCTCTCGATCATGGTCGGCGGCGAGCAGGCCGACTTCGACGAGGCCCTCCCGATCCTGGAGGCCCTCGGCAAGACCATCGTGCTCTGCGGCCCGCACGGCTCCGGCCAGACGGTGAAGGCCGCCAACCAGCTCATCGTCGCGGTCAACATCCAGGCCTGCGCCGAGGCCGTCGTCTTCCTCGAGAAGTCCGGCGTGAACCTCCAGGCCGCCCTGGACGTCCTCAACGGCGGCCTGGCCGGCTCCACGGTCCTGACCCGCAAGAAGGACAACTTCCTGAACCGGGACTTCAAGCCCGGCTTCCGGATCGACCTGCACCACAAGGACATGGGCATCGTCACCGACGCCGCCCGCAACGTCGGCGCGGCCCTCCCGGTCGGCGCGGTCGTCGCCCAGCTCGTCGCCTCCCTGCGCGCTCAGGGCGACGGCGGCCTGGACCACTCGGCCCTGCTGCGCGCCGTCGAGCGCCTCTCCGGCCAGCAGGTCTGA
- a CDS encoding catalase, whose translation MSKRVLTTESGAPVADNQNSATAGVGGPLLLQDQHLLEKLARFNRERIPERVVHARGSGAYGYFEVTDDVTAYTKADFLGEVGKKTETFIRFSTVADSLGGADAVRDPRGFALKFYTEEGNYDLVGNNTPVFFIKDPIKFPDFIHSQKRDPFTGKQEADNVWDFWAHAPEATHQITWLMGDRGIPASYRHMNGYGSHTYQWTNEAGEAFFVKYHFKTNQGIRSLSGEQAAELVGKDANSHQTDLLQAIERGVNPSWTLYVQVMPAAEAAEYRFNPFDLTKVWPHSDYPLQRVGRLVLDRNPENVFAEVEQAAFSPNNFVPGIGPSPDKMLQGRLFAYADAHRYRLGVNHTLLPVNAPKAVSGGTAENYGRDGFMATRNGSRHDKNYEPNSYQGPAQTDAALSAPLAIHGWTGTHAAPAHTKDDDFFQAGELYRLMSAEEKNRLIANIAGGLSQVSREDVIEKNLAHFAAADADYGKRVAEAVRALRED comes from the coding sequence ATGTCGAAGCGCGTGCTTACGACCGAGTCCGGCGCCCCCGTCGCCGACAACCAGAACTCCGCCACCGCCGGCGTCGGTGGCCCTCTCCTCCTCCAGGACCAGCACCTGCTGGAGAAGCTCGCGCGCTTCAACCGTGAGCGCATCCCGGAGCGCGTGGTGCACGCCCGTGGCTCCGGCGCGTACGGCTACTTCGAGGTGACCGACGACGTCACCGCGTACACCAAGGCGGACTTCCTCGGTGAGGTCGGCAAGAAGACCGAGACCTTCATCCGGTTCTCCACGGTGGCCGACTCGCTCGGCGGCGCGGACGCGGTCCGCGACCCCCGCGGCTTCGCGCTGAAGTTCTACACCGAAGAGGGCAACTACGACCTCGTCGGCAACAACACCCCGGTGTTCTTCATCAAGGACCCGATCAAGTTCCCCGACTTCATCCACTCCCAGAAGCGCGACCCCTTCACGGGCAAGCAGGAGGCGGACAACGTCTGGGACTTCTGGGCGCACGCCCCCGAGGCGACGCACCAGATCACCTGGCTCATGGGCGACCGCGGCATCCCCGCCTCGTACCGCCACATGAACGGCTACGGCTCGCACACCTACCAGTGGACCAACGAGGCGGGCGAGGCCTTCTTCGTCAAGTACCACTTCAAGACGAACCAGGGCATCCGCAGCCTCTCCGGCGAGCAGGCCGCCGAGCTCGTCGGCAAGGACGCGAACTCGCACCAGACCGACCTGCTCCAGGCCATCGAGCGCGGTGTGAACCCCTCGTGGACCCTGTACGTCCAGGTCATGCCGGCCGCCGAGGCCGCGGAGTACCGCTTCAACCCGTTCGACCTCACCAAGGTGTGGCCGCACAGCGACTACCCGCTGCAGCGCGTGGGCCGTCTGGTCCTCGACCGCAACCCGGAGAACGTCTTCGCCGAGGTCGAGCAGGCCGCCTTCTCCCCGAACAACTTCGTCCCGGGCATCGGTCCCTCGCCGGACAAGATGCTCCAGGGCCGGCTCTTCGCCTACGCGGACGCCCACCGCTACCGCCTCGGTGTGAACCACACCCTGCTGCCGGTGAACGCCCCCAAGGCTGTTTCTGGTGGCACCGCCGAGAACTACGGCCGCGACGGCTTCATGGCCACGCGGAACGGCTCGCGCCACGACAAGAACTACGAGCCCAACTCGTACCAGGGCCCGGCCCAGACCGACGCCGCGCTCTCCGCGCCGCTCGCGATCCACGGCTGGACCGGCACCCACGCGGCGCCCGCGCACACCAAGGACGACGACTTCTTCCAGGCCGGCGAGCTCTACCGCCTGATGTCCGCCGAGGAGAAGAACCGTCTGATCGCCAACATCGCCGGCGGTCTCTCCCAGGTGTCCCGCGAGGACGTCATCGAGAAGAACCTCGCGCACTTCGCCGCCGCCGACGCGGACTACGGCAAGCGCGTGGCCGAGGCGGTCCGCGCCCTGCGCGAGGACTGA
- a CDS encoding helix-turn-helix domain-containing protein — MGAELLGPAQAEGDDVVLSWEGEDVLAVRLPQLSDSLDHILAAMERRHGMPLSELDRKAKQEAVRLLEARGAFSVRHGVETVAGALGVSRFTVYNYLNRETALNREKAAENG, encoded by the coding sequence ATGGGCGCGGAGCTGCTCGGCCCCGCGCAGGCGGAGGGCGACGACGTCGTCCTCTCCTGGGAGGGGGAGGACGTGCTCGCCGTACGGCTGCCGCAGCTCTCCGATTCGCTGGACCACATCCTCGCGGCGATGGAACGGCGGCACGGGATGCCGTTGTCCGAACTCGACCGCAAGGCGAAGCAGGAAGCCGTGCGTCTTCTGGAGGCACGCGGTGCCTTCTCGGTGCGCCACGGGGTGGAGACGGTGGCGGGTGCGCTGGGCGTCAGCCGCTTCACCGTGTACAACTACCTGAACAGAGAAACCGCCCTGAACAGGGAAAAGGCCGCCGAGAACGGCTAG
- a CDS encoding HNH endonuclease: protein MIKNLMRGLAPLALILSPLAVPSPALSANVILFPDALAELTEAAEDPDGFKETAFRHWNQGLDPADGCDTRSEVLVAEADDAPKAGAGCALTGGRWTSAYDGQSVTDPAALRVDHLVALEEAWQSGASGWTAARREQYANDQGAAATLVAVTARSQKEKAGRDPAEWVPADSTRYCRYVGEWVSTKLRWGLSADKDEVEALKLFADGPCEETVVIRSKAPQ, encoded by the coding sequence ATGATCAAGAACCTGATGCGCGGCCTCGCGCCGCTCGCCCTGATCCTGTCCCCACTCGCCGTCCCCTCCCCCGCACTCTCCGCCAACGTCATCCTCTTCCCCGACGCGCTCGCCGAACTCACCGAGGCGGCCGAGGACCCGGACGGCTTCAAGGAGACGGCGTTCCGCCACTGGAACCAGGGCCTCGACCCCGCCGACGGCTGCGACACCCGCTCCGAGGTCCTCGTCGCCGAGGCCGACGACGCCCCGAAGGCCGGCGCCGGCTGTGCGCTGACCGGGGGCCGGTGGACCTCGGCCTACGACGGCCAGAGCGTCACCGACCCGGCCGCCCTCCGCGTCGACCACCTCGTCGCCCTCGAAGAGGCCTGGCAGTCGGGCGCCTCCGGCTGGACGGCCGCCCGGCGCGAGCAGTACGCCAACGACCAGGGCGCCGCCGCGACGCTCGTCGCCGTCACGGCACGCAGCCAAAAGGAGAAGGCCGGGCGCGACCCCGCCGAGTGGGTTCCCGCGGACTCCACCCGGTACTGCCGCTACGTCGGCGAGTGGGTGAGCACCAAGCTGCGCTGGGGTCTGTCCGCCGACAAGGACGAGGTGGAGGCGCTCAAGCTGTTCGCCGACGGGCCGTGTGAGGAGACGGTCGTGATCCGCTCGAAGGCGCCTCAGTAG